The stretch of DNA CTATCAAAgtcaattaatatattattgaacCGAATGAGCGACTGAAAAAGCTTTGCCATGTAGTCATGGGTTTCAATCTGTTAACAAAGTAGAGTAATATTATCAGCACTATACATTAAGTTATCATTTCAAGGGATCAGATGATCGTTAAATAATACTTCAACTCAACTTTGATTATGAGTACTCACGATATTGTTATAACAATAGAGCTAAGCAAAACAAAATCGAGAGCCATTAACAATCcacaaattttttcaaaacaatgtAAACGGAGACATACCAATAACGATAACAGACGTCTACAAATTTTATATGGCTGCTGACAGCCACAAgagttttttatttacttttaaataaattgcaTAAATGTGGCAAACTTCAACaggtaaaaaatttaaaataagttaaaaacatACCTGAGCAACGTAAGGATTAAAACTTAATCCAAGAGAATGTACAAACTGTTCGGCAACCTGAGGCCAGTTAACATTGGGATATGCAACAACATGTGCGTTGTAATTTCCAACTGCACCAGCAAATTTCCCCAATATCTCAATCTGAGATAGATCCTTCCTTTCTCTGCTTAATCTTACAGCAAAGATAGCCAGTTCCTTGCCCAAAGTAGTTGGTGAAGCTGGCTGGTGAGTAGGCAAAAAAATTGCAAAGTTCAATCATGACTGCTTAACAATGAAGAACTAATAACTGATAGAGTGAAAGAACTATAAACACTAATGAATTGCAAAATAGAAGGGAGGGTGAGAGGAATAGGTCGTAGGTTGAATTCTTCTGCTAACAAAAAACtaacattattatttgaaatagcCCAAATGCACAAATGAACATACCTGCCCATGAGTCCTAGAAAGCATTGGAACATGTGCATTATCTTTAGCCATGTCACACAAAGCTTTGATTATTTTATCCATGACAGGAAACATTACAGAATTGATTGATTCCTTCAGCATCAAGGCATGGGCAAGATTATTTATATCCTCAGATGTGCAAGCAAAGTGGAAAAACTCAAGCACCTGCAAAAGGGTTTTAGAATAACATAATCCATCAGAACTAAAGCAGAGCATAGCCTAGCAAAAGAAACACACGAAGTGAACCTCAACCTTAGCCACTTCAGCATTGGATTGACATTTCTGTTTCAAGAAGTACTCCACCGCTTTGACATCATGATTTGTGACCCTCTCAATGTTTTTAACCTCCAAGGCATCATCAATACTAAAGTCATCAATCAGGCTTTGTAGGAAAGTCTTGGCACTCTCACTGAAACTGGGAACCTCAACAATTTCAGGAATCACAGACAGCTGCAGCAACCATTTTATCTAACAggaaacaataaaacaaaagtttgaaTCAACATATCCAACGTTAGAAAACAATAACACCCTGAAtaaaaagttcaaaacaaaaaacaaaaaaaaagagttcTTTAATCAAAAGGGTCTCAAGAAAGAGGGGAATCACAAGAGAATACCTCAACAAGAACCCGAAAGTAGATTAAGGCAGATTCACTCAAATAAGGAGACAGTTCCTTGACTTTGCCCCAATAACGACCATCCAATGGGGACAACGCCGTCAAAGCAGAGAGTTCAAAATCATCTGATTGGAGTCCAAACATTTTGTGGGTGGAGGTGGGTGTGTGGGTGCTGAGGATGGCTTTGCAGGAGCAAACTCTGGGAAAGGAAGAAGGGAAAGAAGCATAGGAAAATTGAAGAGGGTTGTGTTGTGCTGAACTTTGAAGTTTGGTTCTAAGAGGGTTGAAGCTCCCAAGTTGGGCAGCGCTAGAGAGTGCCGCGAACTCCATGAAAGGCTTTGGAGGAAGAAACGCGAAAACCCCTCACGCAGTCACACTCAGACTCTCTTCTTCGTCTTCTTAGgaaaacacacacaaacactACACAgcaattaacaaattaaattattcactAATGCtgttaaaatatactttgaATATGTTTTTCTACCCTTAAGTaagtttttaatccttaaataaTAGTCTTGTTTCTAAGAATTACTTTTGGATGAGAatgattttagaaatattttctttaatgatgtgcaaaaaaaaaaacttaattaaccttttattttcaacttatcgtttttaaatttaacttcaatgcttttacaaaataacaattaaaaataaatttaatataaactatttatctcatgttttgaaatcatttatttatcaatataaattatatatttaaaaggtatatgttttatatgttaaatatttgtCGTGGAAattgtacaaattaaaatactagCATAACCTAcacaacaattttatatttaaaactatgagtttattgtaaattttaattatataaaataagtatatacTTGTACAACTCATATGCAAATTCTTAGCTTTATTATTCTATACATTTATTCCTAATCAgtcttaataaataaagaaatactGAGCGACCTTTGAAATCTtgaaagattagaaaaaaaataatctggAAGGCTAAATTATAGGTCTGAAGTGGACTTACAGATAAGGCCCAAAATCATCATAGCCTGGCTATTCGCTAAAACAAGAGTACGAATAATTATCCTAACATACAATTTTATGTGTTAATCCACTGAGTGAGtcattaattaaatgtataattttactGTTTTTTAGACAATTTTCGAGGTCAGTCAGCTATAATGCTTAAATCGAGCTTTTagagaagtaaaaaaaaaagaaagttaccGCAAAAGAGTTTATAATGCTTAAATCCATAAAAGTATGAGTATAAGTAGTTAGTATcgagtgaatatatatatatatatatatatatatatatatatataaaataaaaaataataaaaatataatagaaaggTAATGATAACCGAATATATTAATGAACTTGGGTTGAATGAGTGTAGTCCATCCAGTCTTCATGTTTAGAAGTTTGGACTTATAACTAAATAtctataattgtttttttatcgaACATATTCAACGAATTCAACtgtagttaattaaataaaatctttaaactTTTCAAGTAAAGCGACTAACtgtaatgtaaatataatataataactatGACTTGgagtttataaataataatgtgaTAATTATTCTtaagataatttattataataatataatataatatacaaaaacaaaaggTGATTAAGTGGTTATAAAATACCTAAagtattttacaaatatattaaatacatcATACAGTATTTTAAGTATaatctatatctatatttatatattgattctcttttttcatatatatatatttttttcaatcttattctttaattaacaataaagttttatcatatttagttctattatttatttaattcaatttaacctcactattaatagaaaataattattctatacaattcaatgaattttctgaattttatcattaagatacaatattaataaaacttaaaattaaataatgacaTTTTGATCCACTTTTTATCTATCGCttcaattattttgtaattatttattttaaatttttcttttaatagtgtgatgtgataatttaaaaatgattagaGTGATAAgttaaaagtgaattaaaaaagtggataaaaatatcattattcaaacttaaattaaatcTTTGTAAGAGAATGAATAACATCACTCTCTATCCATTTTATTCGATTATCCCTtaacaataacaattttatctcaagataaaaataataattacaataatagttttattatataataattacagtaatagttttattatatttgtagttcAATTATTTATCTAATTCAATTTAACCTCTatctataaaaattattttattctatagaGATACAATTTGATGGTTTTCTggaatttattataaattataaagatataatagaAATAAGACTTAAGTTAAATTCCAGTAAAAGAATGACACCACTACTAACTTTAATCCTTAATATAGTAATTTTATGAGTCTTGGAGTTGTATTTGGATTCTTAATAATCTCCGAAGTCCCTTACTAAATTACACTCTTCCTCTGTCAAAATCAATCATGACCACGAGTAGCTCAATTGTGTCATTCTTATACCTTCGTTACACCATATCTAGGATTCCCAACACAATTGATAACAACTCctcatgaaaatttataaacactTATGTCATGATTTTAGAAACTGGGATGTAAAGTACTATAAAgggcttttttttttgttgattttaaataaaatttgtaaaaataggttcgttgaaatattttttgtaaaatgggGTGAAATCGTCAGGGTAGAGGATAACActaaaagtgaagtcgtcttTCATCCACcggttattttttttttttaaaggtgAAATCGTGCTGTGGGAGGCCGATTTTTATTCAtatgaaaagtgaagtcgtcctcgtACATGACTAGTTTActcttcaattttctttttaattttaatgttgaagttttaaatttttattttactttattgatGCATATTTAATGGCATCCAGCTTTTTATTTGTGATATTCTCTTATCCAGCTTTTTATTTGTGATATTCATAGAGAATTAAATAAACATTGAATGAAAATCTTTGACAACTGGTTTTAATGTATATTAAGTACAAATTGAAAAATGTCAGGATGACTTTAATTTGCATTTAAAGGAAATCGTTGCTAGTCAAgacaatttaaattttgcatttaagaggaaggtaaaataaaaatttaaaacttcaatgtaaaaagaaaaaagtgaagtTTCATGTAAGAAGACGACTTCAcctttttataaatagaaatcGGTCTTTTAGAGTACGgtttcacttaaaaaaaaaaaagaataacatGTTAAGTGAAAGACgacttcatttttaatatcgTTCTCTACCCTAATGACTtgatccatttaaaaaaaaaataatcaatgaaCTCATCTTTACACATTTTAGTTAAAGTCGAtcccaaaaaaacaaaaaggccACTGTAAAGCAAAAACGAAATATACAAGATACAGGAAAGGAAATAATATTATGCTCCGTAAGATATGCCTACAATATCACAAAAGTGtgacaattttaataatttaggCGGAAACATCTAAGTCTGACCTAGGATTATCAGTTCAAAATGTTATCATCggcactgtttttttttttttttctctttctcgaAAGAACACGACAATTTGTCTTGGATATCTCGATTGCTTGGTGGGATAGATGCtgcattcatattttataactataagAATTTTTTGCATTAGAAATCTAACTTTCGTGCTGTTTTCAACACAACTTTCAGCCTAGTATGTGTAAGCTATATGCACTTACATTTTAAAAAGATCTTTCCAATAAATTCAACAGGATAAGATCATAAAGATAAACATGGTATGTGTATGCGTCTTCCCTTTGCAATTTACGTAcacttttgaaatattatatatttaattcctTCTTTCAAGTTAAGTGCATATTGATTCAGTACAAGGTTGCCACATTTTTTTGTTGTAGTTAGAGATTACTTTAGTCTTCATTCATGTGTGCAGGCTATTGAAGTGGGAAATGGTAAATGGCATGGTTCAGTTGGTGGCATAGTTTGTGCACCCATTGACAAGGTTTGGAGCTTGGTCTCTGAAACTAAAAGACTACCTCAATGGATGCCAATGGTGGAAACATGCACCGCTCTGGCCGGAGATGAAGATGAACCGGGTTATGTTAGATTAGTTTCAGGTTTCATGTTTCCTCAACAAGACGGAGAAAGGTCATGGATCAGGGAGAGGTTGATTTCGATGGACTCATCATCGTATACCTATGTTTACGTAATGGAAGCTAGCAATGTAGGTTTAGATGGATCTATAAACTCACTAAAACTAGTTCATTATGGCGATCAATCAACTCTTATTCAGTGGTCTTTCCAGATAAACCCTTTGGAAGATGTATCTGAGGACAGCATAGTGGATTATCTTGGATTTCTGTACAAATCTTGCATCAATAAGATCGAGGGTGCCATAGTATCTGCTTCAAGAAATGTTTCACCTGCATAGTGAACATCGTTTAGCTTCTTTTCAGTTCGTATACATGAAAGTGGGGTCAATCTTCACCCTTTTCTTTCTCCTTAAGACAAAAATTTCGAGTCATAATTGAAGTAGAAGGAGTCAATTACACACTCCTTCATGTACTTTCTGCACaaattagtttttcaaaatatattacaatcTTGCAGGGGTTCAATTACTTTGTTGTTGGACTGGTTTGGATAATTTTGCTGTTGAAAGTCATATAATACAGTCATTAACATGTTTCTAGTGTGATTGtctcaactatttttttttatatataagttatgCGAAAGGGCTCTGTGTCATTTTCTCAGGGCTTCAACTTGGGGTGTGGCCAACTGTTTACTTGTAAAGGAATTTACTCACCTTATTCTGTGAAAGAACTTCCTTAACTTCAACATATGAAACATTGTGCCCTTTCATGTCCTTTTAGTTCAGAAGTTCTATGACTTACATAAACATTTACGAAGactgaataataaaaaaaatcaaagtgcaaATGATATCACCAGCAAAGAACTAAATAGTCTTGCAATTAGTGTGGTATAAAAATTTTGTCTTTTACAAAATGTCATGGTTTACTCCTAAACCATGTGTGGTTGTGGATAAACTTCATGTTGAACAGACAATAATTTGTCTTTTACCTTGTTATTCCCCTATTTTTAACTCCTGGGTCCCCTTTTACTTTGCTTACTGAATGAAGGCAATTGAACTATTGGGTAATATGCTTAATGCGTTGGTTGGTACCTTTTCTTCTGTGTCTGCATTTAATCTTGCAGCATACATATCCCAATGCAAGTGGCTGTGTAATGTGTTCGTTTTAACTGTTAGAAAGGAGATGGCATCTCTTTCAACCAAACTTCTTAGTTCACATTTCAAATCTACACAAGAAAACAGTTAAAATCCCTTAACCGTGAATTGATTACCAAATATGTGAGGTATGAAGATAACCCTTTTAGCAGTGTTGATGAATCAaaatcttcaattccaatctTAAGAGTTGGGAAGGATTGAGCATTATTTAACAACGCCAAAAATGTGAGATTTGAACATCTTGGCATCGAAGTGATTTTAATGAAGTACAAACGCAGCATCTTTTGACAAACAATCATAAAAACCACATTGAAAAAGATGCGCCATTTGAATCATTTAGTTGGTTTTGACAGCACAAGATTGTGCGTGTAATTGTCTGTGCTCTCCTTACCCTTTGAAACATCCAATCAAGGGTGAAGTGGATGAGCTG from Vigna unguiculata cultivar IT97K-499-35 chromosome 8, ASM411807v1, whole genome shotgun sequence encodes:
- the LOC114195131 gene encoding uncharacterized protein LOC114195131, which translates into the protein MVCAIEVGNGKWHGSVGGIVCAPIDKVWSLVSETKRLPQWMPMVETCTALAGDEDEPGYVRLVSGFMFPQQDGERSWIRERLISMDSSSYTYVYVMEASNVGLDGSINSLKLVHYGDQSTLIQWSFQINPLEDVSEDSIVDYLGFLYKSCINKIEGAIVSASRNVSPA
- the LOC114194684 gene encoding uncharacterized protein LOC114194684 — translated: MEFAALSSAAQLGSFNPLRTKLQSSAQHNPLQFSYASFPSSFPRVCSCKAILSTHTPTSTHKMFGLQSDDFELSALTALSPLDGRYWGKVKELSPYLSESALIYFRVLVEIKWLLQLSVIPEIVEVPSFSESAKTFLQSLIDDFSIDDALEVKNIERVTNHDVKAVEYFLKQKCQSNAEVAKVLEFFHFACTSEDINNLAHALMLKESINSVMFPVMDKIIKALCDMAKDNAHVPMLSRTHGQPASPTTLGKELAIFAVRLSRERKDLSQIEILGKFAGAVGNYNAHVVAYPNVNWPQVAEQFVHSLGLSFNPYVAQIETHDYMAKLFQSLIRFNNILIDFDRDVWGYISLSYFKQITKAGEIGSSTMPHKVNPIDFENSEGNLGVANGVLSHLSMKLPISRWQRDLTDSTVIRNIPIGIGHSLLAYKSTLQGMGKLQVNEARLREDLNQCWEVLAEPIQTVMRRYGVPEPYEKLKELTRGRAVNKESIRDFIEGLDIPEEAKTNLLKLTPDTYVGAAVELARTVENVVNIVNGSNI